A stretch of the Apteryx mantelli isolate bAptMan1 chromosome 3, bAptMan1.hap1, whole genome shotgun sequence genome encodes the following:
- the RPF2 gene encoding ribosome production factor 2 homolog has translation MDALDRVVKPKTKRAKRFLEKREPKLTENTKNAMLIKGGNANLTVTEVLKDIYAVKKPFAVLYKKKNITRPFEDQTSLEFFSKKSDCSLFLFGSHNKKRPNNLIIGRMFDYHVLDMIELGIEKFVSLKDVKNSKCPEGTKPMLIFAGDTFDLNEEYRRLKSLLIDFFRGPNVPNIRLAGLEYVLHFTAVDGKIYMRSYKVLLKKSGCKIPRIELEEMGPSLDLVMRRTHLASDDLYKLSLKQPKALKAKKKKNISHDVFGTAYGRIHMQKQDLGKLQTRKMKGLKKRPAEKSVEEDGGISPKKTKSA, from the exons atgGACGCGCTGGACCGCGTGGT AAAGCCTAAAACTAAGAGAGCAAAAAGGTTTCTTGAAAAGAGAGAACCCAAACTCACAGAAAATACGAAAAATGCTATGCTTATAAAAGGAGGAAATGCAAACTTAACAGTGACTGAAGTGCTTAAAGACATT TATGCTGTGAAGAAACCTTTTGCTGTACTGTATAAAAA gaaaAATATTACCAGACCTTTTGAGGATCAAACATCATTG gaatttttttccaagaaatcGGATTGTTCATTGTTCCTGTTCGGATCTCATAACAAGAAGCGACCTAATAATTTGATAATAG gtcGCATGTTTGATTATCATGTCTTAGATATGATTGAGCTAGGCATTGAGAAGTTTGTATCTCTGAAAGATGTCAAG AACAGTAAATGTCCTGAAGGAACAAAACCTATGTTGATATTTGCTGGTGACACATTTGATTTAAATGAAGAATACAGAAGACTGAAAAGCCTTCTTATTG aTTTCTTCAGAGGTCCTAATGTGCCCAATATTCGTCTGGCTGGTTTAGAATATGTTCTGCATTTCACAGCTGTAGATGGGAAAATTTATATGCGAAGCTATAA AGTGCTTCTGAAGAAATCTGGCTGTAAAATACCAAGAATTGAACTGGAAGAGATGGGACCTTCATTAGATCTGGTTATGAGGAGAACACACTTAGCTTCAGATGACCTTTATAAGCTGTCTTTAAAACAACCCAAAGCCCTGAAG gctaagaagaaaaagaatatctCCCATGATGTCTTTGGTACAGCTTATGGTCGAATCCACATGCAGAAGCAAGATCTTGGTAAACTACAGACGAGGAAAATGAAAGGGTTAAAAAAGAGGCCAGCAGAGAAGTCAGTTGAAGAAGATGGTGGGATTAGtcccaagaaaacaaaatcagcttGA
- the GTF3C6 gene encoding general transcription factor 3C polypeptide 6 isoform X3 produces the protein MAAVEAMEEGERTEEEEEEEEVEGIETERPILQVDRYVFAGEYEDTLGTCLVFEENAEHDAEGNQKLQLKYKCHTMKKLNMTRTLLTEKKEGEENVDGVEWLQIKDRDFSYSRPNMICSFLHEKEDSEESAQAQDKLTEESEGEVSDRGNSDMNCDVEKEHSLEMDASVPLPDSPASGTEDFPSRSVALDDGPP, from the exons ATGGCGGCGGTAGAGGCGATGGAGGAGGGCGAGAgaacagaggaagaagaagaggaagaagaggtggAG GGAATAGAGACAGAGAGGCCCATTTTACAAGTGGACAGATATGTCTTTGCTGGAGAATATGAAG ATACCTTGGGAACCTGTCTGGTTTTTGAAGAAAATGCAGAACATG ATGCAGAAGGCAACCAAAAGCTACAGTTGAAATACAAGTGTCATACAATGAAGAAATTGAATATGACACGGACACTTTTgacagagaagaaggaaggcGAAGAGAATGTCG ATGGTGTGGAGTGGTTACAGATCAAGGACAGAGATTTCTCCTACAGCAGGCCTAATATGATTTGTAGCTTTCTGCATGAAAAGGAAGATTCTGAGGAGTCGGCTCAGGCCCAGGACAAATTGACTGAAGAGTCAGAGGGAGAGGTGAGCGACAGAGGAAATTCTGACATGAATTGTGATGTGGAGAAGGAGCACAGCTTGGAAATGGATGCCTCTGTTCCTCTGCCTGACAGCCCTGCTTCTGGAACAGAGGATTTTCCTTCTAGAAGTGTTGCCTTAGATGATGGCCCACCATGA
- the GTF3C6 gene encoding general transcription factor 3C polypeptide 6 isoform X2 encodes MVELSGIIDSDFLEKCENKCKILGIETERPILQVDRYVFAGEYEDTLGTCLVFEENAEHDAEGNQKLQLKYKCHTMKKLNMTRTLLTEKKEGEENVDGVEWLQIKDRDFSYSRPNMICSFLHEKEDSEESAQAQDKLTEESEGEVSDRGNSDMNCDVEKEHSLEMDASVPLPDSPASGTEDFPSRSVALDDGPP; translated from the exons ATGGTGGAACTATCAGGAATTATTGATTCAGACTTCTtagaaaaatgtgaaaacaaatgCAAGATTTTG GGAATAGAGACAGAGAGGCCCATTTTACAAGTGGACAGATATGTCTTTGCTGGAGAATATGAAG ATACCTTGGGAACCTGTCTGGTTTTTGAAGAAAATGCAGAACATG ATGCAGAAGGCAACCAAAAGCTACAGTTGAAATACAAGTGTCATACAATGAAGAAATTGAATATGACACGGACACTTTTgacagagaagaaggaaggcGAAGAGAATGTCG ATGGTGTGGAGTGGTTACAGATCAAGGACAGAGATTTCTCCTACAGCAGGCCTAATATGATTTGTAGCTTTCTGCATGAAAAGGAAGATTCTGAGGAGTCGGCTCAGGCCCAGGACAAATTGACTGAAGAGTCAGAGGGAGAGGTGAGCGACAGAGGAAATTCTGACATGAATTGTGATGTGGAGAAGGAGCACAGCTTGGAAATGGATGCCTCTGTTCCTCTGCCTGACAGCCCTGCTTCTGGAACAGAGGATTTTCCTTCTAGAAGTGTTGCCTTAGATGATGGCCCACCATGA
- the GTF3C6 gene encoding general transcription factor 3C polypeptide 6 isoform X1: MAAVEAMEEGERTEEEEEEEEVEEQLVMVELSGIIDSDFLEKCENKCKILGIETERPILQVDRYVFAGEYEDTLGTCLVFEENAEHDAEGNQKLQLKYKCHTMKKLNMTRTLLTEKKEGEENVDGVEWLQIKDRDFSYSRPNMICSFLHEKEDSEESAQAQDKLTEESEGEVSDRGNSDMNCDVEKEHSLEMDASVPLPDSPASGTEDFPSRSVALDDGPP; encoded by the exons ATGGCGGCGGTAGAGGCGATGGAGGAGGGCGAGAgaacagaggaagaagaagaggaagaagaggtggAG GAGCAGCTGGTCATGGTGGAACTATCAGGAATTATTGATTCAGACTTCTtagaaaaatgtgaaaacaaatgCAAGATTTTG GGAATAGAGACAGAGAGGCCCATTTTACAAGTGGACAGATATGTCTTTGCTGGAGAATATGAAG ATACCTTGGGAACCTGTCTGGTTTTTGAAGAAAATGCAGAACATG ATGCAGAAGGCAACCAAAAGCTACAGTTGAAATACAAGTGTCATACAATGAAGAAATTGAATATGACACGGACACTTTTgacagagaagaaggaaggcGAAGAGAATGTCG ATGGTGTGGAGTGGTTACAGATCAAGGACAGAGATTTCTCCTACAGCAGGCCTAATATGATTTGTAGCTTTCTGCATGAAAAGGAAGATTCTGAGGAGTCGGCTCAGGCCCAGGACAAATTGACTGAAGAGTCAGAGGGAGAGGTGAGCGACAGAGGAAATTCTGACATGAATTGTGATGTGGAGAAGGAGCACAGCTTGGAAATGGATGCCTCTGTTCCTCTGCCTGACAGCCCTGCTTCTGGAACAGAGGATTTTCCTTCTAGAAGTGTTGCCTTAGATGATGGCCCACCATGA